A part of Citrifermentans bremense genomic DNA contains:
- a CDS encoding FtsX-like permease family protein: MSLARLLVDPSRWSVKAGAQSLQRLLPGAVVKELRQVGRTSEELLAKVQLLVLLVTAVVVICAGSSVAGTMSTTVLERGKEIGLVKAMGGTRWHLLRVFSAEALLLVLAAGVSGYLLGSDIFSPSHSGGGDLKGASRSKGSERNRGTERHLKWLLQS; the protein is encoded by the coding sequence GTGAGCCTCGCGCGATTGCTGGTCGACCCGAGCCGGTGGAGCGTCAAGGCCGGGGCCCAGTCGCTGCAACGCCTGCTCCCCGGCGCGGTGGTGAAGGAACTGCGCCAGGTGGGGCGGACCAGCGAGGAACTCCTTGCCAAGGTGCAACTTCTGGTGCTGCTGGTGACGGCGGTGGTGGTGATCTGCGCCGGGAGCAGCGTCGCCGGGACCATGAGCACCACCGTACTGGAGCGTGGCAAGGAGATCGGGCTTGTGAAGGCGATGGGGGGGACCCGCTGGCATCTCCTGCGCGTCTTCAGCGCCGAGGCCCTTCTTCTGGTGCTGGCCGCAGGGGTGAGCGGCTACCTGTTGGGGAGCGACATCTTTAGCCCCTCCCACTCCGGGGGCGGGGACTTGAAAGGCGCTTCCAGGTCGAAAGGCTCTGAAAGAAATCGTGGAACAGAAAGGCATCTGAAATGGCTGCTGCAATCGTAG